One Hemitrygon akajei chromosome 21, sHemAka1.3, whole genome shotgun sequence genomic region harbors:
- the islr2 gene encoding immunoglobulin superfamily containing leucine-rich repeat protein 2 → MADRLVLLGAWCLAGFWSTVHACPELCICQDKYSHQFADCAYKNFASVPDGLPHNVTTLSLSANKIRSLLRNSFVRVPQVTSLWLAHNEISTIEAGTLAPLSQLRNLDISHNQIARFPWQDLYNLTDLQLLKMNNNLLFGLPRDAFSTLRDLRSLRINSNRFRTFEEGTFDSLTSLSHLQIYSNPFSCNCRLEWLKDWIHQALISIPEKQDIKCSEPPELNGTAVVDLPPLQCSAPSVYLTYQGSKDKAGFFEGQTLTVHCNSTGNPLPQIRWKVQTANREVELNEAKVREEGRELATGKEDQGRLVVLKNGTLVIPRLTKYEEGLYTCLATNLMGSNESSLEVVLSPASKRGPVYTKEPALSPSTTQRPSVKVNAAGLPSLQGMVGSPDPTMGGLPTWAPLPSAPDAQSCVRREGSRYISNHAFNQSSQMKQHTFDFGVIALEVSENDARVQLTPFQSSPRVRSPQMLYLCRGQGADGASVVEWSMIEAGVNSYRFQNLRPGSNYTLCFTYTGLECQVQVVFTTRRKIPSLLIMIVVSCFLLGLATVPLLGATCCHLMYKYQGKTYKLIMKAQAPGKVGKDATSPFEAAASSLHGSARVYEPSEAGGASLEAESHAKDNQDEFEICSEYSDRLPLGAEAVDISQEINGNYRRPMR, encoded by the coding sequence ATGGCAGACAGATTGGTGTTGCTGGGAGCCTGGTGTCTGGCTGGCTTCTGGAGCACTGTCCACGCCTGTCCCGAGCTGTGCATTTGCCAGGACAAATACTCCCACCAGTTCGCCGACTGCGCCTACAAGAACTTCGCTTCCGTTCCCGACGGCCTGCCCCACAACGTGACCACCCTCAGCCTCTCGGCAAACAAGATCAGGTCGCTGCTCCGGAATTCCTTCGTCCGGGTGCCTCAGGTCACGTCCCTCTGGCTGGCTCATAATGAAATCTCCACTATCGAAGCGGGAACGCTGGCGCCGCTGTCGCAGCTCAGAAACCTGGACATCAGCCACAACCAGATCGCGCGGTTCCCCTGGCAGGACTTGTACAACCTCACCGATCTGCAGCTCCTGAAGATGAACAATAACCTCCTGTTCGGGCTGCCCAGGGACGCTTTCTCCACGCTGAGGGACCTGCGCTCCCTCCGCATCAACAGTAACCGTTTCCGCACCTTCGAGGAGGGCACCTTCGATTCGCTCACCTCACTGTCCCACCTACAGATCTACAGCAACCCCTTCTCCTGTAACTGCCGACTGGAATGGCTTAAGGACTGGATCCACCAGGCGCTTATCTCCATCCCGGAGAAGCAGGACATCAAGTGCTCGGAGCCGCCCGAGCTGAATGGGACGGCCGTGGTCGACCTACCCCCACTGCAATGCTCGGCGCCCTCCGTCTACCTGACCTACCAGGGCAGCAAGGACAAGGCAGGCTTCTTCGAGGGCCAGACGCTCACCGTGCATTGCAACTCCACGGGCAACCCCCTTCCCCAGATCAGGTGGAAGGTGCAGACGGCCAACAGAGAGGTCGAGCTGAACGAGGCgaaggtgagagaggaggggagggagttgGCGACTGGGAAGGAAGACCAGGGGCGGCTGGTGGTCCTTAAGAATGGTACCCTCGTTATCCCCCGCCTGACCAAGTATGAAGAAGGACTCTACACCTGTCTGGCCACAAACCTCATGGGGAGCAACGAGTCCTCCCTGGAAGTGGTCCTCAGTCCCGCATCGAAGCGTGGCCCCGTTTACACCAAGGAACCCGCTCTGAGCCCCAGCACCACCCAGAGGCCGTCTGTCAAGGTCAACGCCGCCGGTTTGCCCAGCCTGCAAGGGATGGTCGGGAGTCCGGACCCGACCATGGGCGGCCTCCCGACCTGGGCGCCCCTGCCAAGCGCTCCGGACGCCCAGAGTTgcgtgaggagagagggaagccgTTACATCTCCAACCACGCCTTCAACCAGAGCTCCCAAATGAAGCAGCACACTTTCGACTTCGGAGTGATCGCCCTGGAAGTGAGTGAGAACGACGCCAGGGTACAACTCACCCCCTTTCAGAGCTCGCCGAGAGTCAGGAGCCCGCAGATGCTGTACCTGTGCAGGGGCCAAGGAGCGGACGGCGCCTCGGTGGTCGAGTGGTCCATGATCGAGGCTGGGGTCAACTCCTACCGCTTCCAGAACCTGAGGCCGGGTTCCAACTACACCCTCTGCTTTACCTACACGGGCCTGGAATGCCAAGTTCAGGTGGTCTTCACCACCAGGAGGAAGATCCCGTCGCTACTGATTATGATCGTGGTCAGTTGTTTCCTCCTAGGCTTGGCCACCGTCCCCTTGCTGGGAGCGACCTGTTGTCACCTCATGTACAAGTACCAGGGCAAGACCTACAAGTTGATCATGAAGGCGCAGGCGCCGGGGAAAGTGGGGAAGGATGCGACCAGCCCGTTCGAAGCCGCCGCCTCCTCTCTGCACGGTTCGGCCCGGGTCTACGAGCCCAGCGAGGCAGGCGGGGCGAGCCTGGAGGCCGAGTCTCACGCCAAAGACAACCAGGACGAATTTGAGATCTGCTCCGAGTACAGCGACCGTCTGCCGCTCGGCGCCGAAGCCGTGGACATTAGTCAGGAGATCAACGGGAATTATAGGCGACCCATGCGCTGA